A window of Limanda limanda chromosome 4, fLimLim1.1, whole genome shotgun sequence genomic DNA:
GAACAGGCTGGGtcacagtctgaggaaagagtGTGAGTGACCATGTCACATTTTATCTTACAATGCACTGTGTTGTCATAGCTCTTATGGCTGATTTtaagtgacagaaaaaaaactattattattgtattcTGATTTAATAGCACATTTCAATCAAAACATAAagcaatttaaataaaaaacaaagattaaCCAAAGAGAAAGCAAATACATTACAATTAATGCTATGGTTCAGAGGAAGTTAAGTATAAATACCCAGGTAAAGTTTGAAAAGAGGTGTACAAGCCAACATGCCAGCAACATTGCCCAGTGTAATAAATCCATATTAGTTATTGCTTGTGTCTGTGGATTTTGGTTCAAAACAAGTAATTTGAAGTCACCCCTTTAGGCTGTGGGATATTTTATAAAATCATCAGACCCACTGACCTCTGCACTCCAACGAGCCCTCTGTATTGAAGCAGTAGCTGTTGAGAGGACAGTTGTCGAGCTCCGTGCCACACTCATCAATGTCTAGGAAACAGagataaacaaatattaaatgttgATACTCCTCGTCCTATGTCGTCCATGCAGAACGTGATGATTTCCAGACTCACGCTCGGTCCTCTGCAGACAGTACCTACACAGGTGTTATTATGCAGTGTCCATCCTGCTTTGCAGCCCTCACACTGGTCATTCTCTGGGCCTGAACACTTGCTGCAGGCACCAGGACAGCTGTGCACCTGAGCCGCCAGCACACACCACAGCCAAGCCGCCTGCAGCAGCTTCCCATGAGGCGTCCAAAGTCTCATCTGGTCCAGAAAATAAGGTTGTTTATATCCTGATAATATCACAGAACTTAAACATGTTTGAAAGTTGAGGAAATGTAAACTGGCATCTAACTCCTGTCGACATCAGGACACATGCCTCATCTTTTGGTTTATATCTCATGGTCCATGTGATCATGAATGAAGGAGTAGCTGTTGATCACTTTGGTATTTTAAGCTGAGAGAAGAGATTGGGACAAAGACGACTGTTGGTGGCAACAAGAGAACTTCTACTCTAGTAGCATATTCAGGTACATGAGACCATACATATTTTCATATCACTCTATATAATTTCACTAAATATTAATAGTAGACCTAAATATCTATAATTTTACTCAAGGACGTTGGAGGCAGGTTTATGAGGGGGCTGCAGCACCCCCTGTTGTCAAAGGGTGTAACTGAAAGGCAAAAAATGCTtactaaaacaaataaattaaaaagacgtttgtcattTAATTTCTTCAAGTAATAGCTTGAAAGTAGACCACGCTTTTTAAgcttatatatattattattactaaattatatttttataataatagaTGGCCCCAGGCACAACTTCATAGTAAGATCTTGTATTCTGTGTGCATAGCTGAATATAGGACTATGTTGCTTTGACATGCATCACTATTGTGTTCAGGTttgcagtttgttgttgtgaaaatgtcagaatcgtaaatattaaaaacaagaatGTTACCCTGCTGCTTTGCATTTAATATGATAACAGCACCTTCATCTCTGACTGACTTCCAGCCTCCCTGTTTTCACTACAGTCCTATTCAGGTCCAGCTACTTCACTATTTCAGACATGTTTTACTACAAATACATGATCTGCTTATGAAATAGGAGGACCTGTTATAGACTGAACAACAAGAGTAAACGTTCAAATTACTAGTTCAAACTTGTGCTCTGAAATAGTTTCACTCTTTTTTCTGGTAGTTTATCAATAATCCCTGTACTTTAACTTAGATTTTGAATTGACTTTTAATTGTAACAGAGATCTTTTACATTGTGGTATTTCTTATTTTGCTTTAGTTATGACTTATTCCACCACTGTGTGGCGCTGCTTTAATAGAGACACGCAGATATTTAATACATTGAAACATACACTTTATTCCTGATGACAAATCAGGGTCATGAATGgtgtttaatatttataagGGCTCGTTTCATTCAacttttattatgaaaatataacatgtaTACACAGAGTCACATTCTGACACATCTACTCACAGTCATTCTAACAATTTAAACAACTCTAACTGTAAACAAGCTTTGAAGTCACAGTGGATACAAAACTtagaagtgtttttaaagtcaTTGGTTTTATTTACCTCCTTCAAGTGCGTCGACTTCACTCGGGACTGGTCTGTCAAAGATTCCACATATTGTGCTTGATTCAAAGTCTCAAACATCCCGAGCGAGCGGAGCATACAGCTGTTTCTCGTCACCGCCCTGCCGAGATGTGATGTAATAAATAACAAGTGCTCCTCTTCCACTGTGCTGCCAGAATCAAATGCGAGTTTAAagacagccaatcacagcccgcACTCTGCCACACGCTGAAATAAGCAATGTTATTTATAGACAATTTATTTATAGACAAGTGTGGACGCTCTTACAATCTTTATCTACTCTGTGGGATTGTAGGTTGAGTTAGAGTTAATCAATTTGCAGCTTGAAGGAAAGGTCTctgtatattttataaatctgaCACATGATCAAAAACATTTAgtaaaaagaccaaaacaaagTGATTGTTGTTTATTCCTCCCTGATCTCTTTGTTGTCCAGAAACAGGTTAAAAGTCACCAGTGATCCAGGTTGCACGCTGGGTGACATGTTCCAGTTCGTTTTGAGGCCAGTCAATAAAAAATCCTCAGCTGAAAACTGTACTAAACATCCAGTTTGAGAAACTTTTGCTAAAAACTACTGTGCTCAGCTGTCATTGGTCCATATTGTACAAATTTAGATTTCTGCGTTTTTCTTTTGGGATAATAAAGTAGTTCTATAGTCGCATGTAGATCATGGGAACAAATCAACAAGTTCAACCCACAGATAAATGGACAAcacctatttaaaaaaaaattgcttttcAGTGTGTTGTCTATTTCTGTAACTTTGTGACATCACATAAAAGAATCACTGTCCTCAGCGTATCCACCTGAACCCACTGCCCAACCTTTCAGGATTTGGTTTGTCTAAATATTTACTGGAAATCTGTAATCATTGATACAGACTTGTTAGTCATTTGGCCTCTGCAGGCATATAACACTTTTCTTCTACTGATTCTTCCACCTGGATTACTTTTATCTTGCTGTTTTAAGTTTCAAATGTTCACATTTTTGCTTTTATTGTTCTGGCCATGAGTCACTAAGAAAACACCTGTTCTTGCAAGTCAGAGGTTTTCGATACTTAAAACCACAAATATTTTTTGATGGATATCAAAacgtcaaacaaacacagggaaaGTGTCAAATTGTGTTTTAACATTGTACATGGACATAAAGGGTCTGCAAAGTATTAACGGATAGAATCACATGCTCGACGTGGATTTTGGTCTTGATGGGATTTGTTAACAATATAGATTATTGTCCACCTTTCAGAGTGTCTGATCTTTGTTTCATGACTTGGATGCACATGTCCTTCCTGACATTCATGGGAACTTTAAGGGTATTGTCTCCAAGTTTTTATCATCTCCAATATATTTACATAGTGAGGTCTTGTGCTGGTCTGATCCCTCTTTAGTCTTTGCTCTCCATCCATCTGATTCGCTCCATTTCCATCCTGTCCATATTTTTCCACCTGATCTCTTCCCTGTCCGGCCCAGACGTAGTTCAGTTAGTAGGGCCTGGGTCTGAGAGGGAAGCTGGAACAGAGGCAGCCCCTGAAGCAGCTCTGGAGGGTTCCTGTCGCTGCTTGGACTTGAGTCAAATTTCACCAGAAGGAAACGTTCTCCATTCCTGCCCTGCTGCTTGTCCGCTTGAATGAGGCACAGGGAGGCTGTGAACACATCAGAGTAAGGGGACCAAATCTGAGGAAGGCCCTCGTCTGCCACCTTTTTCGTGATAACCCTCTTATTTTTATGCGCCCATTCCTCCGTTCTCTCCAAGGCTTTCTGGGTCAAAACGACCACAACTCGGTCCCCCTGGGTGTTGAGCTTCAGTAGCTGAGAGTGCAGCCAAGGCAGAGGTCCCCGAGTGCACTGCTCCTTCCTGCTCCACTGGTCCACGCACACATTGAAGCCTTGGTTGCAGAGCAAAGAGCCAAGTCGACAAACTGACTCAGAAACACCATCATCCACATCTGGGGggctcagcagcagcacgcGGCCCTCTCTGCCAACTAAAAAGAGGGGATGAATTTCAGGGATGGCTCTATTGTATATTTTAtagaaaaagtagaaaaaaaacttACTCTTCACAAATCCACCATGATGCCAGCTCCACACCCATTCTATAAAAGAAAgataatcaaataaatattgataaagtGTTCCACACTTCATAGAGTTTCTCAAGAAAAAATGCAGAGATCTTCAAGAACATGTAAAGTTTGATCTGGATGTATCTGATTTCAATACAGGTACTTGCAAGATGGTGGCCAATCAGATGTGGTGGAGTAATGCGAGCTACGATTGCGCTTATAGTTTATCATGAGTTGGTTACAAATTCCAGAGCAGAAAAATGAAACACTGTTCTCTATTCATGTCATGTGTTGAAGGATTCCCTCCTTATTCTTACACATTTACActtaatgcaaaaaaaagataaagaatgTAGAACTCACTCTTGACAAAGCCGTGAAGTATATAGAACACAAGCATAGTCAAGCAAAACAGCAACATGACAACGACAACCAGGAGACTCCAGCGCCCTCTGTCAGCTGCaatgagaacaaaaaagaaGTTTCTAATGTACATTGAATATTAGCTAGATACACCTTCACTGTCAGTTTGTATAAAGTGTGTCAGTGTCACTTACTGTTTTCGAAACAGAAAGGACCCAGCTCATGTCCCATTCCCTTTACTTTCACCTTCACAAATAGATAAACATGAATAAGTTTTTCAGATTCAGACATTATACTGTACGACTCTGTGGCTGAATACCAACAATACGTTACCATAACACATGGAGACAGCTGGAGGTCGATGTCTTCAAAAGACCCTGTTTTCTCCTGTGGGGGACGAAGTTGTGAATCTCATTAGATTCTTAAAAATGACGTGAGGCCACACATTGCCCAGCCACACAGAAATCAATTCTAAATTCTAATGGCGATCTCAAACTTTCAAATTATACCAAATATCTGAAATGTAGGAATATTGCAAATTAAAGTTTGAGCAAAATGTGTGAACATTTTTGACATGGTGAAAGTAAAGTTGAATTCGATGGTGCAGCCATACAAGCATGGATATTTCATGTAGTATTAAAACGCCTATTGTATTGCTTTGTTTAAGGTGGAAACAAGTACATAAGTCTTGATACTGTTTCACATACAGTGCAACAAACAGGTTAAAAATGAGGATTACTAGGGTCACTAAGTCTTTTCTTACCCAGAGTCCTTTGCGGTTTTGTCTCCACGTTCTATTTGGCAGCTGTTGTCTGAGGCCCCTCAtctccctgcagctgctgccctCCTTACGACAGGGCCACACCTCACCCTccagcctgcagggggcagacaggttccacagcagcagtgggCAATGCTGGTTGGTTTGACCCTGGCCCACAGACACTGACACGTTCTGCCACACGTTCCTCTGAGAGAAACCTGGACACACAGGAGACGACAGCATACCAAAGATCAAAATAAACCCACTCTGCGCCTTGTacacttaaattaaaaaagtgacCTCATGGATTCTCACCCATGTTTGCAAAGGGGCATCTTCGAGAGCGCACGAAGTGCTGATCATACCATGTctaaaagaacacaaacatatcAGTCACATCAGGACGCAGCACAGTTGATCTGTCAGCGATATGTTATCATGATGTGTTAGTGACTGTACCTTGAGACACATGCAGTGGGTCACAGAATAGAGGGGGATGGTCTCCCTCTCCCAGCTCTGCACAGTCACATGTCAGAGATTAAAAATAGTTCTATTACACAGGATTTGGATTCACAGTAACCACAGatcagctttaaaaaaatgtgtgtaaagGGTGAAGGTAAGACTGGCTCTGTTTGAGGTTACACCTGGACTATGAACCAAGCAGTAAACACATGGAGTCTCTCCTGGTTGCATAGCAGCCAATGAATAGTCtggcagtgttttttttactttgcttaTGTAGGTTGAGCAGCCATAATGATATGTAGGTGCTGGATTATGGACTTTGTCCCGTTTAACTcactgcaaaaaaacacatgtcaCAAACTGTGGAAACTGTTCCACTGCACAACCCAactgtatataaatgtgttaaattagcTCCCCCTGCAGCAGCTACAACCAAGAATactatttatctatatatatataacaataatacatcATTATGGGAACATTGTGGAGTCATTTTTACTTTGGTACTTTGGcacattttattgaatattaatgtTCTAACATTGAATTTCAGTTTGacttattatttaattatttttgcgGTGTGGTTTTACTTCTTTTACTTTAATGATcaagtccatccatccatccattatccatcCCTTAA
This region includes:
- the LOC132999512 gene encoding interleukin-17 receptor C-like; the encoded protein is MFLPGWLIWWVLLTLSPSTCGLEISGYESDEVICTQGLSDCTMRDEIILLAENHGVDVQNLTAKFNLCSDTKETCALCLVIDTEFHIRLDKDMEDEGPSRNNEEEDSEEARKPKASLTVCYQTASTMPTCKKAEFSVNQTMVTQHNWAKVSMVITKPAGLSFSSKVIVYPSSLLHLIQRVVAPSLEKVCSLELKKCVEECQVPELRVVIPKEKNHVELQFDGKNNGSLSVCIQHEHNGICQSWERETIPLYSVTHCMCLKTWYDQHFVRSRRCPFANMGFSQRNVWQNVSVSVGQGQTNQHCPLLLWNLSAPCRLEGEVWPCRKEGSSCREMRGLRQQLPNRTWRQNRKGLWEKTGSFEDIDLQLSPCVMVKVKGMGHELGPFCFENTDRGRWSLLVVVVMLLFCLTMLVFYILHGFVKKWVWSWHHGGFVKIGREGRVLLLSPPDVDDGVSESVCRLGSLLCNQGFNVCVDQWSRKEQCTRGPLPWLHSQLLKLNTQGDRVVVVLTQKALERTEEWAHKNKRVITKKVADEGLPQIWSPYSDVFTASLCLIQADKQQGRNGERFLLVKFDSSPSSDRNPPELLQGLPLFQLPSQTQALLTELRLGRTGKRSGGKIWTGWKWSESDGWRAKTKEGSDQHKTSLCKYIGDDKNLETIPLKFP